Proteins found in one Opitutaceae bacterium genomic segment:
- a CDS encoding YbaB/EbfC family nucleoid-associated protein: MAGVGKLLKQAQKMQRQIESLQSQMEAKEFDVSAAGGAVKVKINGQGKFLGLTLDPEFLKEDPKLISETILGAVQDAAKQAKEHHDGEMQRVTSAFQMPGMM; this comes from the coding sequence ATGGCAGGCGTCGGAAAATTACTCAAACAAGCCCAGAAAATGCAGCGACAGATTGAGTCGCTCCAATCCCAGATGGAGGCGAAGGAATTCGACGTCTCCGCCGCCGGCGGGGCGGTGAAGGTGAAGATCAATGGCCAAGGGAAGTTTCTCGGCCTGACCCTCGATCCCGAATTTCTCAAGGAAGACCCCAAGCTCATCAGCGAGACCATCTTGGGTGCCGTGCAAGATGCCGCGAAACAGGCCAAGGAACACCACGATGGCGAAATGCAACGCGTGACGTCGGCGTTCCAGATGCCGGGAATGATGTGA
- a CDS encoding mechanosensitive ion channel codes for MSATHPVSLRRGWPLWLCLLFCVYTLNAAPDDERIERLQEDLKTLETVVTGTSNASEKGRLQLKLERMNQELRVLQERQELERRRLALLDQQPSKPIDRLRERIRAIDVTVEDMERRIQEIITLRRAAVTERDVAEARLTAAKAATGTKETDTAELNEQLVNRNEMLRSLALQREAAEARLELAREGDRLREFVKNVDVTTRPNLKLMFDAYTKAREMEKSEDKLNLLATAVGNNLQIARETFDLAQLKLAKFDEELVLLEKQTGFFRTDPAVAKLLVAQKAQKRMLAERIPIYQAQVEALRSADGAVAARQELASIEKEAVLQHFEDLKSGYVQRLKWPTVAMSGLLLVYGLLHYLLLPLAYRKEGLFLARRLGRYACLLLAVCVFAGFLFDDLSMVAATLGIVSAALVIALQDVCTSIAGWFVIMTGSKFKIGDRLEIEDSQGDVIDIQLLRTTLVEVANWMDQDHPTGRVLVIPNNFIFKSKVFNYSHQHPFIWGKLEIMVTYSTPIAEATALFHRVLAEEMIEEFAAAQQAADVFRKRYGVDDAVYQPRVNTRLADSGVYLDLVYVAHYRRSTAARNRIVRRVITELEKNPRIQLAYPTAVEIAAAPAPDAPSAIMGTEPDTGSRPPFGYPTAQFPLRPPVLPGR; via the coding sequence GTGAGCGCGACCCACCCTGTCTCCCTTCGTCGCGGCTGGCCCCTCTGGCTTTGCCTGCTTTTCTGTGTCTACACGCTAAACGCCGCGCCGGACGACGAACGTATCGAGCGCCTCCAGGAGGACCTGAAGACCCTCGAGACAGTGGTGACCGGAACGTCCAACGCCAGCGAGAAGGGTCGGCTGCAGCTCAAGCTCGAGCGTATGAACCAGGAGTTGCGGGTGCTGCAGGAGCGCCAGGAACTCGAACGGCGCCGGCTCGCGCTGCTCGACCAGCAGCCCAGCAAGCCAATCGATCGGCTTCGCGAGCGTATCCGCGCCATCGACGTGACCGTGGAGGACATGGAGCGGAGAATCCAGGAGATCATCACCCTGCGCCGGGCGGCCGTCACCGAGCGGGACGTGGCAGAAGCAAGGCTCACGGCAGCGAAGGCGGCTACTGGAACCAAGGAGACCGATACGGCCGAGCTGAATGAACAACTGGTGAATCGAAATGAAATGCTTCGAAGCCTCGCGCTGCAGCGTGAAGCGGCGGAAGCGCGACTCGAATTGGCTCGGGAAGGAGATCGGCTGAGAGAGTTCGTCAAGAACGTCGATGTCACCACCCGCCCCAACCTGAAGTTGATGTTCGATGCCTACACCAAGGCGCGCGAGATGGAGAAATCGGAGGACAAGCTGAACCTACTGGCGACCGCCGTTGGCAACAACCTGCAGATCGCCCGGGAAACCTTCGACCTCGCGCAGCTCAAGCTTGCCAAGTTCGACGAGGAACTCGTGCTCCTCGAAAAACAGACCGGTTTCTTCAGGACGGATCCCGCGGTGGCGAAGCTGCTCGTCGCCCAGAAGGCCCAGAAGCGGATGCTCGCCGAGCGCATTCCCATCTACCAGGCGCAGGTGGAAGCGCTGCGAAGCGCGGATGGCGCAGTTGCGGCCCGGCAGGAGCTCGCCTCGATCGAAAAGGAGGCGGTGCTTCAACACTTCGAGGACCTGAAAAGCGGGTACGTCCAGCGCCTGAAGTGGCCAACGGTCGCGATGTCGGGCCTGTTGCTCGTGTATGGACTTCTTCACTACCTGCTGCTTCCCCTCGCCTATCGCAAGGAAGGACTCTTCCTGGCGCGACGCCTGGGCCGCTACGCCTGCCTCCTGCTGGCGGTATGCGTCTTCGCCGGGTTCTTATTTGACGACCTGTCAATGGTTGCCGCGACGCTCGGCATCGTCAGCGCCGCGCTCGTGATCGCACTTCAGGACGTCTGCACGTCCATCGCGGGGTGGTTCGTCATCATGACCGGGAGCAAGTTCAAGATTGGCGACCGACTCGAGATTGAAGATTCCCAGGGGGATGTCATCGACATACAGCTGCTTCGCACGACGCTCGTTGAAGTCGCCAACTGGATGGATCAGGATCACCCGACGGGCCGGGTGCTCGTGATCCCGAACAATTTCATCTTCAAGAGCAAGGTGTTCAATTACAGCCACCAGCACCCGTTTATCTGGGGCAAGCTTGAGATCATGGTGACCTACTCGACTCCGATAGCCGAGGCCACCGCGCTCTTCCACCGGGTGCTCGCCGAGGAGATGATCGAGGAGTTCGCAGCAGCCCAGCAGGCGGCGGATGTTTTCCGCAAACGTTATGGCGTCGACGACGCCGTCTACCAACCGCGGGTCAATACGCGGCTCGCTGACAGTGGCGTCTACCTTGATCTCGTCTACGTCGCGCACTACCGCCGCAGCACCGCAGCACGGAATCGGATCGTCCGCCGCGTGATCACAGAACTCGAAAAGAATCCGCGCATCCAGCTCGCCTACCCGACAGCGGTGGAGATCGCCGCGGCGCCTGCGCCTGATGCACCGTCCGCCATTATGGGTACGGAACCCGACACCGGCTCGCGACCGCCGTTTGGCTACCCGACGGCCCAATTTCCGCTGCGGCCGCCGGTTCTCCCGGGGAGGTGA
- a CDS encoding DJ-1/PfpI family protein, with product MAQVLVVLPEGFEEIEAITPIDLLRRAGAVVRVAALGPEMHVPGRTAITVHTDGPLNDADLQLEWDLIVLPGGPGVKHLRADARVGALVRRQAAADRWLGAICAAPTVLLDAGLLEGRRHTSHFSVAAELPHRLADERVVVDGKLITSRGAGTAVDFGLALVSALFGQTKEAEIRSSIMA from the coding sequence ATGGCTCAAGTACTCGTTGTTTTGCCAGAGGGATTTGAGGAAATTGAGGCGATCACGCCGATTGACCTGCTGAGACGCGCAGGCGCTGTTGTTCGAGTCGCAGCCTTGGGGCCCGAAATGCATGTCCCCGGGAGGACGGCGATCACGGTCCATACCGACGGCCCCCTCAACGATGCCGACCTGCAACTAGAGTGGGACCTGATTGTGCTGCCAGGCGGGCCGGGTGTGAAACATCTCAGAGCAGATGCTCGGGTTGGCGCCCTTGTTCGCCGCCAGGCAGCGGCTGATAGGTGGCTCGGCGCGATTTGCGCGGCCCCCACCGTTCTCCTCGACGCGGGGCTGCTTGAAGGTCGCCGCCACACCAGCCACTTCTCGGTCGCTGCGGAACTACCCCATCGCTTGGCGGACGAACGCGTGGTCGTCGACGGCAAGCTCATCACTTCCCGAGGAGCCGGCACGGCGGTTGATTTTGGCCTGGCGCTTGTGTCTGCGTTGTTTGGCCAGACAAAAGAAGCTGAAATTCGTAGTTCTATCATGGCATGA
- a CDS encoding metallophosphoesterase, which yields MNFFTVFLSVYTLLNGYLAWRIAKLPWLEAHVPPRLSAVAILVLAACFPLSWITRRWPIVAHTLKLMGTTWLGIFLLLLTSLLFAELFTLGGWLFQEKAASVRQYAVLIGLGLSAVSLVQARRPPAIVEYTLPLAGLPAERDGFRLVVASDLHLGTQLGQDWLKGVIERIHEQRPDAVALVGDLIDNDADVVDPMTPTLGLLKAPHGVYSVIGNHEYYAGDTHSASIMERAGFKVLRNEAVEVLPGLRMAGIDDLTVLARGGRAAEPLLESALGPGKAGATVLLSHTPLAYEEAAHRGVSLMLSGHTHDGQIWPFRYLVKTRYSHTYGLKKVGQITALVTRGVGTWGPRMRLWARGEIVVVTLRTPGKT from the coding sequence ATGAACTTCTTCACTGTCTTTCTCAGCGTTTACACGCTTCTAAACGGCTACCTCGCCTGGCGCATCGCAAAACTCCCCTGGCTCGAGGCGCATGTGCCTCCCCGTCTCTCGGCCGTTGCCATTTTAGTTCTCGCCGCATGTTTCCCATTGTCGTGGATCACAAGGCGCTGGCCGATCGTCGCTCATACCCTGAAACTCATGGGGACGACCTGGCTGGGCATATTTTTGCTTCTTTTGACGAGCCTGCTCTTTGCCGAGCTGTTCACGTTGGGCGGCTGGTTGTTTCAGGAAAAAGCCGCCTCGGTGCGGCAGTACGCGGTTTTGATCGGCCTCGGATTGTCAGCGGTTTCGCTCGTGCAGGCCCGCCGCCCCCCGGCGATCGTTGAATACACGCTCCCCTTGGCTGGCCTCCCTGCGGAGCGCGACGGCTTCCGTCTTGTGGTGGCCTCCGACCTCCACCTGGGCACCCAGCTCGGTCAGGATTGGCTTAAAGGCGTGATCGAACGCATTCACGAGCAACGGCCCGATGCGGTGGCCTTGGTTGGGGACCTGATCGACAACGACGCGGATGTGGTGGATCCAATGACACCCACACTCGGTCTGCTCAAAGCGCCTCACGGCGTCTACTCGGTCATCGGCAACCATGAGTACTATGCGGGCGACACCCACAGCGCTTCAATCATGGAGCGGGCAGGGTTCAAGGTGCTCCGCAATGAAGCAGTGGAGGTGCTGCCGGGGCTTCGCATGGCGGGGATCGACGACCTGACCGTGCTCGCGCGGGGCGGGCGCGCGGCCGAGCCCCTTCTTGAGAGTGCGCTCGGCCCCGGAAAGGCAGGCGCCACGGTGCTCCTGTCCCACACCCCGCTCGCTTACGAGGAAGCCGCCCACAGAGGCGTGTCGTTGATGTTATCGGGACACACCCACGACGGGCAGATCTGGCCGTTTCGCTACCTTGTAAAAACACGTTACTCGCACACCTATGGCCTGAAAAAAGTCGGACAAATAACGGCGCTCGTCACGCGAGGCGTGGGAACCTGGGGACCGAGGATGCGCCTGTGGGCGCGCGGAGAGATCGTTGTGGTCACACTCCGAACGCCGGGGAAAACCTGA
- a CDS encoding NAD-dependent epimerase/dehydratase family protein, giving the protein MPDLVVLGCGYVGAAVVRDALRSGRKVTALTRNPETAESLRRIGAQVVVARLEESRWHSALPAAGVDVVNTVSAGGGGVAGYATSYVRGLESARLWAAKGPARCLVYTSSTSVYGPDAGEEVTESSPAHPQAPTGELLLQAERLVHSAEGLSWKFGYVLRLTGIYGPGRHHLLDQVRAGTGSVAGTPDVVLNLIHRDDAASAIGQILGAPDRVAGPRVFNVSDDGRATRGEIVGWLAKALGVPLPAFSGEPAPGRRSLTPNRVVRNDLLKATWGWTPSFPSFREGYASILNPLPFTQPPH; this is encoded by the coding sequence TTGCCCGACCTGGTCGTCCTCGGGTGCGGGTATGTGGGCGCTGCAGTCGTGCGCGATGCGCTTCGATCAGGCCGAAAAGTCACTGCCTTGACGCGGAATCCGGAGACCGCTGAGTCCCTGCGACGCATCGGGGCGCAGGTGGTGGTGGCGCGGCTCGAGGAGTCGCGTTGGCATTCCGCCCTCCCTGCCGCTGGCGTCGATGTAGTGAACACCGTGAGTGCCGGCGGAGGGGGCGTTGCAGGTTATGCCACCAGTTATGTGCGTGGCCTGGAGTCGGCGCGGCTCTGGGCGGCAAAGGGGCCTGCCCGGTGCCTGGTGTACACCAGCAGCACCTCCGTGTATGGCCCGGATGCCGGGGAGGAGGTGACGGAGTCGAGTCCAGCGCATCCACAGGCACCGACGGGGGAACTTCTCCTGCAGGCGGAACGGCTCGTCCATTCCGCGGAGGGTTTGTCGTGGAAATTTGGATACGTGCTCCGGCTGACTGGGATATATGGTCCGGGCAGGCATCATCTGCTTGACCAGGTGCGCGCTGGCACGGGCAGCGTGGCGGGCACCCCTGACGTTGTCCTTAATCTCATCCACCGCGACGATGCGGCGTCAGCAATCGGCCAAATTCTCGGTGCTCCCGACCGAGTGGCCGGTCCCCGTGTATTCAATGTCTCCGATGACGGGCGCGCCACCCGCGGCGAAATCGTGGGCTGGCTGGCAAAGGCCCTGGGTGTGCCGCTACCGGCGTTCTCGGGCGAACCCGCGCCAGGACGGCGCAGCCTTACCCCAAATCGTGTGGTGAGGAACGACCTTTTGAAGGCGACCTGGGGATGGACGCCCAGTTTTCCTTCCTTTCGCGAGGGTTATGCTTCAATTCTGAATCCGCTTCCCTTTACCCAGCCTCCTCACTAA
- a CDS encoding peptide ABC transporter substrate-binding protein: MTTPLARSLVAWAAFVLALALSAQARETRAEQGIASGTLHFGIGPELGHLDPHLATEIGHYTVLSALLEGLVAENPRDLSPVPGVAERWESSEDGLRWTFHLRTDARWSNGDPVRAADFVESYKRALNPDLGGEAAEQLFILRNARAYRMGEVKDFSLVGVEASDPLTVILTLQEPVPGFPKHLNQWGFLPVHLASLRQAGDPFSRLTAWSRPGKFVGNGAFTLESWANGQEIRVARSATYWDRASVKLNAVHFLFFPDRDTEERAYRAGQLHITETVPPSRIEAWKRDRPAELRMDPYLGTEFYRLNLAHPLLSDLRVRRALNLAIDRDVIVKRILRGGQLPAERYLPPGLEVSPPAKPVRHDPAEARRLLAEAGFPGGKGAPILEILFNTSESHKAVAEAVQAVWRKELGLNVRLVNQERTATLAARRTGDYQVLRSVWIADVADPENFLKIWRSGSANNFTGWANSQFDSAVGTKAYAEAEEVLLSDLPLVVLYHYTHVFLKHPAVQGWYPTLLDRHPLKAVSFSVP, encoded by the coding sequence ATGACTACACCACTTGCCAGGTCGCTCGTGGCGTGGGCCGCATTCGTCCTTGCGCTGGCGCTGTCCGCCCAGGCTCGCGAAACACGTGCGGAGCAGGGCATCGCCTCCGGGACATTGCACTTCGGGATCGGACCCGAGCTCGGCCATCTCGACCCGCACCTCGCAACAGAGATCGGGCACTACACGGTGCTGTCGGCGCTGCTCGAAGGTCTCGTCGCCGAAAACCCCCGCGATCTCAGCCCGGTGCCCGGAGTCGCCGAGCGCTGGGAGAGTTCTGAAGACGGCCTCCGGTGGACGTTCCATCTCCGAACGGACGCCAGGTGGTCCAACGGAGACCCGGTTCGCGCAGCGGATTTCGTTGAATCTTACAAACGGGCGCTTAACCCCGATTTGGGCGGTGAAGCGGCCGAACAACTCTTCATCCTTCGCAACGCACGTGCCTATCGCATGGGCGAAGTGAAGGATTTCTCACTCGTGGGCGTCGAGGCCTCCGATCCCCTGACGGTGATTCTCACGCTTCAGGAGCCCGTGCCCGGTTTCCCCAAGCACCTGAACCAATGGGGATTTCTGCCCGTGCATCTCGCATCACTCCGCCAGGCAGGCGACCCATTCTCCCGCCTCACGGCCTGGTCCAGACCCGGGAAGTTCGTGGGCAACGGGGCCTTCACGCTCGAAAGTTGGGCAAACGGCCAGGAGATTCGCGTCGCTCGGTCCGCCACGTATTGGGACCGGGCAAGCGTGAAGCTCAATGCCGTGCACTTCCTGTTCTTCCCGGATCGAGACACCGAAGAGCGCGCTTACCGCGCCGGTCAGCTACACATCACGGAGACCGTTCCGCCTTCGCGCATCGAGGCGTGGAAACGCGATCGCCCGGCGGAATTGCGGATGGATCCCTATCTGGGCACCGAGTTTTATCGTCTCAATCTCGCTCACCCACTCCTCAGCGACCTCCGGGTGCGCAGGGCATTGAACCTCGCCATCGATCGAGATGTGATTGTGAAACGAATTCTCCGCGGCGGCCAGCTTCCCGCCGAACGGTACCTGCCGCCGGGACTTGAGGTGAGTCCGCCAGCGAAGCCTGTTCGCCATGACCCGGCCGAGGCGCGTCGTCTCCTCGCGGAAGCTGGCTTCCCCGGGGGAAAAGGTGCGCCCATTCTTGAGATCCTCTTCAACACATCTGAATCGCACAAGGCGGTCGCCGAGGCCGTCCAGGCGGTGTGGCGCAAGGAACTCGGACTCAATGTGCGCCTGGTGAATCAGGAGCGCACGGCAACGCTCGCCGCGCGCAGGACGGGCGACTACCAGGTGCTCCGTTCCGTCTGGATTGCGGATGTTGCGGATCCCGAGAACTTCCTGAAGATCTGGCGTTCGGGCAGTGCCAACAATTTCACCGGCTGGGCCAATTCCCAATTCGATTCGGCTGTCGGAACAAAAGCCTACGCCGAAGCCGAAGAGGTTTTGCTTTCAGACCTTCCGCTCGTAGTCCTTTACCACTACACACACGTCTTCCTGAAACACCCTGCCGTCCAAGGCTGGTACCCCACCCTGCTCGATCGCCATCCCCTGAAAGCAGTTTCCTTTTCTGTCCCGTGA
- the ispD gene encoding 2-C-methyl-D-erythritol 4-phosphate cytidylyltransferase encodes MRNAAILLAAGSGKRMLGSVPDKILAPLGNRPLFAHSAAAFMASGVADYYVIVCRDQRQLTELSAYAPTPSTFVRGGKERQDSVANALEVLPPDVEYVFIHDCARPFVQPDQLVGLLKVVRKEQAVVLAHRVKDSIKLHSDTGHLTSLDRDRLWAMETPQVFSRDLIARGYARVVEKGLRVTDDAAAVELLRHPVALLENTRPNPKLTTPEDLPWFEYLFDQNTRTATATGETATPFPPLV; translated from the coding sequence ATGAGAAATGCCGCCATCCTCCTCGCCGCAGGCAGCGGCAAACGCATGCTTGGATCCGTACCCGACAAGATCCTCGCTCCGCTCGGGAACCGGCCGCTTTTCGCGCATAGCGCAGCGGCCTTCATGGCGAGCGGGGTGGCCGATTACTATGTGATTGTGTGCCGGGACCAGCGCCAACTCACCGAACTCTCGGCCTATGCCCCGACGCCTTCGACCTTCGTTCGCGGCGGAAAGGAGCGCCAGGACTCCGTCGCCAACGCACTCGAGGTGCTTCCGCCCGATGTGGAGTATGTCTTCATCCATGACTGCGCTCGTCCCTTCGTCCAGCCGGACCAACTCGTGGGTCTCCTGAAAGTCGTACGCAAAGAACAGGCCGTTGTGCTCGCCCACCGGGTCAAGGATTCCATCAAGCTCCACTCCGACACCGGGCACCTGACCTCCCTTGATCGCGACCGGTTGTGGGCCATGGAAACGCCCCAGGTCTTCTCGCGCGACTTGATCGCCCGCGGCTACGCGCGCGTGGTCGAGAAAGGGCTGCGCGTCACCGACGACGCGGCTGCAGTCGAGCTTCTCCGCCATCCGGTCGCACTGCTCGAAAACACACGGCCCAACCCAAAGCTGACGACTCCCGAGGATTTGCCCTGGTTTGAATACCTGTTCGACCAGAATACCCGTACCGCGACCGCCACCGGCGAAACAGCCACACCCTTCCCGCCACTCGTATGA
- the ispF gene encoding 2-C-methyl-D-erythritol 2,4-cyclodiphosphate synthase, with protein sequence MSPLRIGHGYDIHRTVAGRPMVLGGVTFDCDFGLEGHSDADCLTHAICDALLGAAGLPDIGHFFPNTDPQWNGVNSQLLLRQVVKALADRGWRPVNIDSSLIAERPKIFPRLPDIKRTLALSLNLPVECVGVKATTNEGSDDIGRGLAIAAHAVALIERVSK encoded by the coding sequence ATGAGCCCGCTTCGCATCGGTCACGGATACGACATCCATCGTACCGTCGCCGGACGGCCAATGGTGCTGGGCGGTGTGACGTTCGACTGTGACTTCGGGCTCGAGGGACATTCCGACGCCGATTGCCTCACCCATGCCATCTGCGACGCACTGCTGGGCGCCGCTGGGCTTCCGGATATCGGCCATTTCTTCCCGAACACCGATCCCCAGTGGAATGGGGTGAACTCGCAGCTTCTCCTTCGCCAGGTCGTGAAGGCACTCGCTGATCGCGGCTGGCGCCCCGTGAACATCGACAGTTCGCTCATCGCGGAACGCCCAAAAATCTTCCCGCGCCTCCCCGACATCAAACGCACGCTTGCACTCTCGCTCAACCTCCCGGTCGAATGCGTGGGGGTCAAGGCGACCACCAACGAGGGCTCCGACGACATCGGGCGGGGGCTGGCAATCGCCGCGCATGCCGTCGCGCTCATCGAACGCGTATCCAAATAA
- a CDS encoding HD domain-containing protein produces MSEVPTPTVQQLKSAEGPLGRPFTAILLLRKVTTRTASNGSPFLSVELADRTGAFTANVWSDHPDFETVRGATEGAGAKVEGRTDFYQQRFSPKLTRIHLLAEEDLHAAGVMDQLVEVAPEPAAAMWAEFSQMVDAIRHDEVRMTVRGVFEEIGEAFQTAPAAIAMHHAYRHGLLEHSLRMARAARALLPLYPEVDADLAMAGILVHDTGKVIEYEGALATRRSRRGILQGHVVLGYQLVRKHGLRARLDADRLERLEHIVLSHQGEPEWGAAVYAATPEAVFVSMVDNLDAKMGMVQRILRQASQGDEFSERHPGLNSSVLVKKLPPS; encoded by the coding sequence ATGTCCGAAGTCCCGACTCCCACTGTCCAGCAACTGAAATCGGCTGAAGGGCCTCTTGGTCGTCCGTTCACCGCGATTCTCCTTCTCCGGAAGGTCACAACCCGCACCGCATCAAACGGCAGTCCGTTCCTGTCGGTGGAACTCGCCGATCGCACCGGAGCCTTTACGGCCAATGTGTGGTCCGATCACCCCGACTTCGAAACGGTTCGAGGCGCCACCGAGGGAGCCGGGGCGAAGGTCGAGGGACGCACCGATTTCTACCAGCAACGATTCTCCCCAAAACTCACCCGCATTCACCTGTTGGCCGAGGAAGACCTGCATGCCGCGGGTGTCATGGATCAACTTGTCGAAGTTGCGCCCGAGCCCGCGGCCGCGATGTGGGCCGAGTTCTCCCAGATGGTCGACGCGATCCGTCACGACGAGGTGCGCATGACGGTGCGCGGGGTGTTTGAGGAGATTGGCGAGGCGTTTCAAACCGCGCCTGCAGCCATCGCCATGCATCATGCCTACCGCCACGGGCTGCTTGAGCATTCGCTTCGCATGGCCCGCGCCGCCCGTGCCCTGCTTCCGCTCTACCCGGAAGTGGACGCCGACCTGGCCATGGCTGGAATTTTGGTTCACGACACCGGAAAGGTGATCGAGTACGAGGGCGCACTCGCGACCCGCAGAAGTCGACGCGGGATTCTTCAGGGGCACGTCGTTCTCGGCTACCAACTCGTTCGCAAACACGGGCTGCGTGCCAGGCTCGACGCCGACCGGCTTGAGCGCCTCGAGCATATTGTGCTGAGCCACCAGGGTGAACCAGAATGGGGAGCCGCAGTCTATGCCGCCACCCCCGAGGCGGTTTTCGTGTCGATGGTCGATAACCTCGACGCCAAGATGGGCATGGTCCAGCGCATCCTGCGCCAGGCCAGCCAAGGCGATGAGTTCAGTGAGCGCCATCCCGGACTTAACTCGTCGGTTCTGGTGAAGAAGCTTCCGCCCAGCTGA
- the pyrF gene encoding orotidine-5'-phosphate decarboxylase, whose protein sequence is MSCDLILALDVPTREEAAPLLRQLRGSLRWVKIGLQMFTAYGPDYVKAVADEGFSVFLDLKLHDIPNTVAKAVESLAPLPIGMLTLHTSGGREMMAYAKKAQAATKPDLLLLGVTVLTSMDGTGLNEVGVAGTTEAQVACLGKLAVEAGLTGLVCSPLEVSLLRSQLPANVKLVTPGIRPAGEAGGDDQKRIMTPADAALAGSSYIVVGRPILKAKDPAAAARAILADLGS, encoded by the coding sequence ATGTCCTGCGACCTTATTCTCGCCCTCGACGTGCCCACCCGCGAAGAGGCCGCACCCCTCCTCCGTCAACTGCGTGGCTCCCTGCGCTGGGTTAAAATCGGACTGCAGATGTTCACGGCCTATGGGCCGGACTACGTGAAGGCCGTCGCCGATGAAGGCTTCTCGGTTTTTCTCGATCTCAAGCTGCACGACATCCCGAACACCGTTGCCAAGGCGGTCGAGTCCCTCGCGCCCCTGCCCATCGGGATGCTCACGCTCCACACCAGTGGCGGACGGGAGATGATGGCCTACGCCAAGAAGGCACAGGCTGCCACCAAGCCGGACCTCCTTCTTCTCGGGGTGACTGTGCTCACGTCCATGGACGGAACTGGCCTCAACGAAGTGGGCGTCGCCGGCACCACGGAGGCCCAGGTGGCCTGCCTCGGCAAGCTCGCGGTCGAGGCCGGGCTCACGGGCCTGGTTTGCTCGCCGCTGGAGGTCAGCCTCCTTCGTTCCCAACTTCCCGCGAATGTGAAGCTCGTCACCCCTGGCATCCGGCCCGCCGGGGAAGCCGGAGGGGACGATCAGAAGCGCATCATGACCCCGGCCGACGCCGCACTTGCAGGCTCGAGCTACATCGTCGTGGGTCGCCCCATCCTCAAGGCAAAGGATCCCGCTGCCGCCGCACGCGCCATCCTCGCCGATCTCGGTTCCTGA
- the recR gene encoding recombination mediator RecR, which translates to MSSALERLQKQLKQLPGVGYRSAERIALHLLLEKPERVNTLVQALQEASAAVRRCTRCGNLAEGELCPICTDSSRDSRLVCVVEHVPDLIAFERAGAFRGGYHVLHGRLSPIHGIGPDQLNFASLFRRVEAEEVEEIILALGNEVEAEATCHYLTEHLPKTGLRISRIGFGLPSGSGVVYADSVTLRSALEGRRVFK; encoded by the coding sequence ATGAGCTCGGCCCTCGAGCGCCTGCAGAAGCAGCTCAAGCAGCTGCCCGGGGTCGGGTATCGCTCGGCTGAGCGTATCGCGCTCCACCTGCTGTTGGAAAAGCCGGAGCGGGTGAATACTCTCGTCCAGGCTTTGCAGGAGGCATCGGCTGCGGTCCGCAGGTGCACGCGCTGCGGCAATCTGGCGGAAGGAGAGCTTTGCCCCATTTGCACAGATTCCTCACGGGACTCACGCCTCGTCTGCGTCGTTGAACATGTGCCGGACTTGATCGCCTTCGAACGGGCGGGAGCGTTCCGCGGGGGGTATCATGTGCTTCACGGCCGTCTTTCTCCCATCCACGGGATTGGCCCGGACCAGCTCAACTTCGCCTCTCTGTTTCGACGCGTCGAAGCCGAGGAAGTCGAGGAGATCATTTTGGCGCTCGGAAATGAAGTCGAGGCCGAGGCGACCTGCCATTACCTGACGGAACACCTGCCGAAGACGGGCTTGCGGATTTCACGCATCGGCTTCGGCCTGCCAAGTGGAAGCGGGGTCGTTTACGCCGATTCCGTCACCCTGCGAAGCGCGCTGGAAGGACGAAGGGTTTTTAAGTGA